The proteins below come from a single Triticum aestivum cultivar Chinese Spring chromosome 5D, IWGSC CS RefSeq v2.1, whole genome shotgun sequence genomic window:
- the LOC123121043 gene encoding glycine-rich cell wall structural protein 1-like, with translation MARKCSRNAASLVLLCLALAAHAVAAARTVPAAAGVAAQASLPGATESGAGAGGVGAVDAKNLFVGMGGMGNLPGLPAVGGGYGGAFGNNGAGVFTGITGPLGGVLGGVRSVSLVGSVGGAGGIPFGGFGGGGAPFGGLGGGYDGGAAAGVTP, from the coding sequence ATGGCCAGGAAGTGCTCTCGCAATGCAGCCTCCCTTGTCCTGCTCTGCCTCGCGCTGGCGGCACACGCCGTGGCAGCGGCCAGGACCGTGCCAGCTGCAGCTGGCGTCGCGGCGCAGGCCTCACTTCCGGGCGCCACAGAGAGCGGAGCCGGTGCAGGAGGAGTGGGCGCAGTGGACGCGAAGAACCTGTTCGTGGGCATGGGAGGCATGGGGAACCTGCCGGGCCTCCCGGCCGTCGGCGGTGGCTACGGCGGGGCCTTCGGCAACAACGGAGCCGGCGTCTTCACCGGTATCACGGGCCCGCTCGGCGGCGTCTTGGGTGGCGTGCGGAGTGTCAGTCTCGTGGGTAGCGTCGGGGGTGCCGGCGGTATCCCGTTCGGGGGCTTCGGTGGGGGCGGTGCCCCGTTTGGCGGGCTCGGAGGCGGGTACGACGGCGGAGCCGCCGCCGGCGTCACGCCTTGA